Part of the Streptomyces europaeiscabiei genome is shown below.
CAGCGCGTAGTCCGCTGCCGGGTCGGAGGTGAGCGTCCAGGGGAGGGCGCCTACGTGGCCGTCGGCGTGCACGAGCTGGTCCATGGCCTCGGACCAGCGCTCGGAGCGGACCAGGAAGAAGATCAGCAGATGGCGGACATGGGCCAGCATCGGGTCGTCCGGCCGCGCCGCGTGCACCGCGAACAGGGCGCCGTGGATCGCCTTGGTGACGACCTCGCTCTCGTAGAAGCCCTGCACCAGGTTCACCTCGGGCAGGTGCTCGAAGACCGCGAAGAGAGGCATGGCCGCGAGGAGCGACCCCCGCGGGGCGCGGGCCGCCGCCGCCTCGGCGAAGGAGTACGCCAGCTCCCGCGAGCCGTGCCACTTCTCGCACCAGTAGTGCAGGGCCGCGAAGTGGGCGCCCATGTGCTCCGGGGCCCGGTCGAGGATCTTCAGCCAGAGCTGCTCGAACTCCTCACGGGAGTACGCCAGCCCGCGCGCCACCGACAGCTCGACGATGTACGGGATCGGGTCACCGGGGGCCAGCAGTGCCGCGTCGCCGCACGCCGATCTGGCCTCCTCCATGATGATCCGGAAGTCGTCCGTGCCCGGCGTCGACGTCCGCCACGCCTGCTGCACCAGGAACTCCGCGTGCACCGCCGCGCCGCCCGCGTCCTTGGGCGCCTCCGCGCGCCACACCCGCAGCCACTGCCCGCCCGGCGTCTCGCCCACCCCGCCGGGCCGCTGCGCCAGCTCCAGCGCCGCCGCACCCGCGAACGCCTGTACCCGCTGCCACCGGACCTCGCCGGCCGCCTCCGTGCCGGCCAGCAGCTGCTTCGCCGCCCGGTAGTCCTGGGAACGCTGCACCACGTCCAGCACGTCCAGCAGGTCCTGGTCGGGCCCCGGCATCCGCACGTCCAGCAGCTCCTGCCGCACGAACCCGTAGTTCTCCGGGTCCGCTGCGTCCGGATGCCCCGCCTCCACCTGCTGAATACCGGCCCTGCGACGCGCCAGAATCGGCCACGCCACAAAGCCGATCATGAGCATCGCCATCAGGACCCAGAGAATCTCCATACGACAAGGGTTCCAGACGCGGCCGACAATTGCCCAACCCGACCGGTGTCCTGTGGATAACTCCGGACGGCGCACGGGGGCGGGGGCGCCGTGCGGGGCGCTGGGCTGTGACATGTGCGGCTCCGCCGCGCGGGCGCGACCAGCCAGGACGAACCCGCAGCCGCCGGACCCACACGGGCCCTCACCCCGGAATGCGCCCCGCACCCCGCCGAGCGCTTAGGCTCGACAACCATGAGCGACAGCCACACCAGCCAACACTTCGAGACCCTCGCGATCCACGCGGGCAACACCGCGGATCCCCTCACCGGCGCGGTCGTCCCGCCGATCTACCAGGTCTCGACCTACAAGCAGGACGGCGTAGGAGGCCTGCGCGGCGGTTACGAGTACAGCCGCAGCGCCAACCCCACCCGCACCGCGCTGGAGGAGAACCTCGCCGCCCTGGAGGGCGGCCGCCGCGGCCTGGCGTTCGCGTCCGGACTGGCCGCCGAGGACTGCCTGCTGCGCACGCTGCTCAGCCCCGGCGACCACGTGGTCATCCCCAACGACGCCTACGGCGGCACGTTCCGTCTCTTCGCGAAGGTCGTCTCCCGGTGGGGCGTGGACTGGTCGGTGGCCGACACCAGCGACCCCACGGCCGTACGGGCGGCCCTCACGCCCAGGACGAAGGTCATCTGGGTGGAGACCCCCTCCAACCCGCTGCTCGGGATCACGGACATCCCGGCCGTCGCCCAGATCGCCCGTGAGGCCGGCGCGAAGCTGGTCGTCGACAACACCTTCGCCACCCCCTACCTCCAGCAGCCGCTGGCGCTCGGCGCGGACGTCGTCGTCCACTCGCTCACCAAGTACATGGGCGGCCACTCGGACGTCGTCGGCGGCGCCCTGATCGTCGGCGACCAGGAGCTCGGCGAGGAACTGGCCTACCACCAGAACGCGATGGGCGCGGTCGCCGGGCCCTTCGACTCCTGGCTGGTGCTGCGCGGCACCAAGACGCTCGCCGTCCGGATGGATCGCCACAGCGAGAACGCCACCAAGGTCGCCGACATGCTCACCCGGCACGCGCGCGTGTCGAGCGTGCTCTACCCGGGGCTGCCCGAGCACCCCGGGCACGAGGTCGCCGCCAAGCAGATGAAGGCGTTCGGCGGCATGGTGTCGTTCCGGGTCACGGGCGGTGAGGAGGCGGCCGTCGAGGTCTGCAACCGCGCCAAGGTGTTCACCCTGGGCGAGTCCCTGGGCGGCGTCGAGTCCCTGATCGAGCACCCGGGACGCATGACGCACGCCTCGGTGGCCGGTTCGGCCCTTGAGGTACCCGCCGACCTCGTACGCCTCTCCGTGGGCATCGAGAACGTCGACGACCTCCTGGGGGACCTCCAGCAGGCCTTGGGCTAGACCCGGCCCCGGGCGCTCACCAGCCCGTCATCGGTGGGGTCGTCCGCGACGGCGGCTCCACCCAGGGGCGGGTCATCGACGCCCACACCAGGAACGCGACCACGGCGGCCGCCAGCACCAGCCACATCAGATGGCGGGCCGCCGTCCGACGCCGCAGCATGCGCCCGCCGCGCCGCACCGCCGCCGCGCACAGGTCGGGCGGCACCTGCGCCGGCCGGCGCTCCAGGATCTGCCGTACGGCCGCCTCGCGGTTTCGCAGACTCATGACGGCGCCACCTCCACCACCTTCTCGGGGGCCGCCCTGCGCGGGGGATGCAGGACCGTCGTCATCGCGCGCAGACAGATCGTCGTCACGCGTTCGACGGGCAGCCCGAGCAGCGCCGCCGCCTGTTCCTCGGCGACCCCCTCGTAGAGCCGCAGGACGAGGATCAGCCGCTCCTGCGGGCTGAGGACGGCCAGGGCGCCGCCGGGCGCGGGGCGGAAGAGGCCGTGGTGGTGCCAGGCCCCGCGCGCGAAACGGACGGCCAGCTGCTGCCGGGTCCGGTCGTACGGGTCCTCGCCGCGCAGCCGGTCCCAGGTGGCGTACGTGTGGGCGAGGGCATGGGTCAGCAGCCGTCGCGCGCGCGGGTTGTCGTCCGGCTGCTCCGCCGTGAGCAGGGTGGCGGTCTGCAGCAGCCGCCCCGCCGCACCCGCGACGAACGCCTCGAACTCCCTGGCCCGGCGGGCGCCTTGGGCCACATGCCGATCTCGCACCACGCCTCCCGCCTGAGGCCGACCCTGAGCGAACGGGGCCCGGCCGCGTACGGATCGGTCTGCCGCACGGATGCGTCCGCCGTCTTCGACGAGGGCCCGGTCTCATATGAGGCCAGGAGCAGGGGCGCGGTCAAGAGTCAGGAGGGCGACGGTGCCTCCGGCGCCGCCGCCATGCGGGTCGAGAGCGCCGTGTTGAAACGGGTGAGGAGCGAGCAGAAGGCCTCGCGCTCCTCGGGGGCCCAGTCCTGGGTGAGTTCGGCCATCAGCTGGCGCCTGGAGGAACGTACCTCCTCAAGGCGGGACAGCCCGCGCGGCGACAGCTGGAGCACGACCGCGCGGCCGTCCTCCGGGTGCGAGGTGCGCTTGACGAGTCCGGTGTCCACGAGCGGCGCCACCTGACGGGTGACCGTCGAGGAGTCGATCCCCATGCTCGCCGCGAGCGCCTTGACGCCCATCGGACCTTCCTTGTCGAGGCGGTTGAGCAGCAGGTACGCGGCACGGTCCATGGAGTTGCGCACCTGCCCGACGCCGCCGAGCCGGGTCTGTTCGGCACGGCGTGCGAACACCGCGACCTCGTGCTGCAGCGTGTCGAGAAGACCGTTGTCACCGACGGTCGTCATGTCCATCGACATTTCAGGTGTTGTGGGCATGGCCAAAGGCTCAATTCGTGCGTGGGGCGCTGGGTTGGGGGACAGAGTACGCGGAGCGGGCGCGGGGTGTACGGGCCCCGCTGAATCCGGTCCCGCCCCTTGGTCACACCCGCGTTCGCCCCCTGTGAACTGCGAGACTGGTGGTCATGAGCTACAGCACGGCTGACTCCTTTCCGCGCGTGACGATCGACGACGTGCGAGGCGCGCAGAAGATGCTTACGGGCATTTCACGTGTCACCGCCATGGAGGGCAGCAGGCATCTCACTCAGCTCGTCGGCGCGCCGGTGCACTTCAAGTGCGAGAACCTCCAGCGGACGGGCTCGTTCAAGCTGCGCGGCGCGTACGTCCGTATCGCGGGCCTGCTGCCCGAGGAGCGTGCCGCCGGTGTCGTCGCCGCGAGCGCGGGCAACCACGCCCAGGGCGTCGCCCTCGCCTCCTCGCTGCTCGGCGTGCGCTCCACGGTCTTCATGCCGAAGGGCGCCCCGCTGCCGAAGATCAGCGCGACCGAGGAGTACGGCGCCGAGGTCCGCCTGCACGGCACGGTGGTCGACGAGACGCTGACCGCCGCCCAGGAGTACGCGGCCGAGACGGGCGCTGTGTTCATCCACCCGTTCGACCATCATGACGTCATCGCAGGTCAGGGCACGGTCGGCCTGGAGATCCTGGAACAGTGTCCCGAGGTGCGCACGATCGTCGTCGGGATCGGCGGCGGCGGGCTCGCGGCGGGTATCGCGGTCGCGGTGAAGTCGCTGCGGCCGGACGTGCGCGTCGTCGGCGTCCAGGCGGAGGGTGCGGCCGCGTACCCGCCCTCGCTGGCCGCCGGGCTGCCCGTGGCCGTGGAGAACCCGGCGACGATGGCCGACGGCATCAAGGTCGGACGGCCCGGTGACGTGCCGTTCGGGATCGTCGCCGAACTGGTGGACGAGGTCCGTACGGTCTCGGAGTACAACCTCTCCAGCGCCCTGCTGCTCTGCCTGGAGCGGGCCAAGCTGGTCGTGGAACCGGCAGGCGCCAGCCCCGTCGCGGCCCTGCTGCGCGACCCGAAGTCCTTCGAGGGCCCGGTCGTCGCGGTGCTCTCCGGCGGCAACGTCGACCCGCTGCTGATGCAGCGCATCCTGCGCCACGGCATGGCCGCCGGTGGCCGCTACCTGCAGGTGTGCCTCCGCCTGACCGACCGCCCCGGCGCCCTCGCCACACTGCTCGGGGTGTTGTCAGGGGTCGACGCCAACGTCCTCGACGTGAGCCATGTGCGGACCGATCCCCGGCTCGGGCTCACGGAGGTGGAGGTCGAACTGCACCTGGAGACGAGGGGGCCGACGCACTGCGCCGAGGTCAACCACGCCCTCCGCGAGGCGGGTTACACCGTCATCGACTGAGGTCGGCGGTCCGCCGTCAACTGTTCGTCACTCGTTCGGGCAAGTCCATTGAGAGACGCGATACATCGCGTTATGGTGTGTCTCGTGGCGCCGACCGGGAAGGTCTGGCCGCTGCCCGCCCGGTGTTGTGGCCCATGCCGCTACCGCGCAGAACAAAACGTACAAAACTAGGCTTTGCGAAGGAACCCCGAAGACGTGGAGAAATCACATGCCAGGCGCCATCCATGCCGAAGGCCTGGTGAAGACCTTCGGTGATGTAAGAGCCCTCGACGGCGTCGACCTCGACGTCCCCGAGGGCACCGTCCTGGGTCTGCTCGGGCCGAACGGCGCGGGCAAGACGACCACCGTCCGATGCCTCACCACCCTGCTGCGGCCCGACAGTGGCAGGGCCGTCGTGGCCGGCATCGACGTGCTGAAGGACCCGGACGCCGTGCGGCGCTCGGTCGGCCTCTCCGGACAGTTCGCAGCGGTCGACGAGTATCTGACGGGCCGCGAGAACCTGCAGATGGTCGGCCAGCTCTACCAGATGCGGGCCAAGGACGCGAAGGTGCGCGCCGGCGAGCTGCTGGAGCAGTTCCACCTCGCCGACGCCGCCGACCGGCCCGCCAGGACGTACTCCGGCGGTATGCGCCGCCGGCTCGACCTGGCGGCCGCGCTGGTGGTGTCGCCGCCGGTGATGTTCATGGACGAGCCGACCACCGGACTCGATCCGCGCAACCGCCAACAGCTGTGGGAAGTGATCAAGCAGCTGGTCTCCGGCGGTACGACCCTGCTGCTCACCACCCAGTACCTCGAAGAGGCCGACCACCTCGCGCACGACATCGCCGTGGTCGACCACGGCCGCGTCATCGCCCGCGGCACCTCCGACCAGCTCAAGGCCCGCACCGGCGGCGAGCGCGTCGAGGTCGTCGTGCACGAGCGCGAGCACATCCCGGCCGCCGTCGAGGTGCTGACCGGCTTCGGCAAGGGCGAGACCACCGTCGAGGAGCACACCCGTCAGCTCACCGTGCCCGTGAGCGGCGGTGCCAAGCTCCTCGCCGAGGTCATCCGCGAGCTGGACACCCGCGGTATCGAGATCGACGACATCGGCCTGCGCCGCCCCACCCTGGACGACGTGTTCCTCTCCCTGACGGGACACCTCGCCGAGGCGAAGGCCGAGGCCGAGGCCGAGGAGCGCGGCGAGGCCGCCGACGCCAAGGGGCGGGGCCACCGGAAGGAGGGTGCGAGGTGAGTATCGTCACCGGCTCCGTGCGGGTCGTACCGCCCGGCAACCCGATCACCCAGTCCATCAGGGACTCGCTGGTCGTCGCCAAGAGGAATCTGATTCGCATGTCCCGAATTCCAGAAATGGTGATCTTCGGGCTCATCCAGCCTGTCATGTTCGTGGTGCTGTTCAGCTATGTCTTCGGCGGCTCCATGAATGTCGGCGGCACCACGGATCCCGCCGTCTACCGCGAGTTCCTGATGGCCGGCATCTTCGCGCAGACCGTCACCTTCGCCACCGCCGGCGCCGGGGCGGGCATCGCCGACGACATGCACAAGGGGCTCATCGACCGCTTCCGTTCGCTGCCCATGGCGCGCGGGGCCGTGCTCACCGGACGGACCCTCGCGGACCTGGTCCAGACGGCGCTCACCCTGGCCGTGCTGGCCGTGGTCGCGCTGCTCGTCGGCTGGCGCACCCACACCAGCTTCGGCGAGGTGCTCGGCGCCTTCGGCCTGCTGCTTCTGCTGGGGTACGCGTTCACCTGGGTCGGCGCGCTCATCGGCCTCTCGGTGCGCACCCCCGAGGCGGCCACCTCCGGCGGACTGATCTGGCTCTTCCCGGTCACGTTCATCTCGAACGCGTTCGTGGACTCCAGCCGTATGACGCCCTGGCTGCAGCATGTCGCCGACTGGAACCCGTTCAGCGCCACCGTCCAGGCCTGCCGCCAGCTGTTCGGCAACCCAGGGGTGTCGCCGTCGGACGCCTGGCCCATGCAGCACCCGGTGTGGGCCTCGCTGATGTGGTCGGTCCTCATCATCGTCATGTTCCGGACCCTGTCCGTACGGAAGTACCGCTCGGCGTCGGCGTGAGCGGCGACCGGCCCCGGGCATGACCAAGCCCCCGGCGCCGAAGGGGCGCCGGGGGCCACGGGTCGGGCGGGAGCAGGCGTTCAGCTCTCGTAGGGCACGGCCTTGAGGATCTTCACCGAGGCCAGCTTGCCGTTCGGCAGCTCGTACTGCGCGTCCTGGCCGACCTTCTTGCCGGTCACGCCCGAGCCGAGCGGGGACTGCGGCGAGTAGGTCTCGATGTCGGAGCTGGCGTACTCACGGGAGGCGAGCAGGAAGGTCACGGTGTCGTCCTCGTCGCCGTCGAAGGCGATCGTCACGACCATGCCGGGCGCCACGGCGCCGTCCGCCGACGCGGGAGCCTCGCCGACCTTGGCGTTCTCCAGGAGCTGGGTCAGCTGGCGCACACGGAGCTCCTGCTTGCCCTGCTCCTCCTTGGCCGCGTGGTACCCGCCGTTCTCGCGCAGGTCGCCCTCCTCGCGCGCGGCCGCGATCTTGGCGGCGATCTCCGTGCGCGCGGGACCAGACAGGTGCTCCAGCTCGGCCCTGAGCTGGTTGTACGCCGCCTGGGTCAGCCAGGTGACGTTCTCGCTGGTCTGGGTCACAGGTGCTCCTCGTAGGTACTGGGAATACAAAGCATCGCCCTACCCAGAAGAATGTTCCTTCACGAGTGGGCGAAACCACGAGCCTAACAATTCAGCGGCGGGAGGGGGAGGACATAAACCACAAGCATTACGTCGACGCAGGTCAGGGGGTCGATTCGGAGAGCCGGGGGCCAGGTGGGGCCTCGGGGCCCGGGTTCAGCCCGCGTGACAGCCGAGGAGCTCGGCGGTGGTGCCGCGCGAGGTCGTCTTCAGAGTGACGACCTTGTCGATGTCCGTGGTGCCGGCGGCGAAGCGGAAGTCGGCGCGGCCGACCTCGGCGCCGTTCTCGGCCTGGGAGCGGACGGTGCAGTAGCCCTCGACGCCGGCGTCCTTGTCGCCCCTGAGGTGCACCTTCACCGAGTTCGCCGAGGTATCGAAGGTGTAGATCTCGACGCTGATCTTGTTTCCGGCGACATAGTGGTAGGCGAACCAGCCGATGAGGACGAGGAGGGCCGCGCCGAGGACGCGGCCGATGACCTTGAGCTTGCGGTCGGCGCGCTCGTCCGCGGAGCGGCCGTAGCGGCCCTCGGGAAGCCGCGTGCTCGCCGTGGTCATGGTCGTCCTCTCGAAAGGGCCGGGAGCGTGCTCCCGGTAAGGGGCGTCCACGCTCTGGACCGGGAATATCCCGCCCCCCGATGCCGTCACTATAGAAGCCCCCCGCCCAGCGCCTGACGGCCGCCCCACACGGGCGTCCGAGCGGGACGGCAGTATGGACTCTCCGGATCGCGCCGGGCCGAGTCACCGAAGTTCAGGCCGGGCGCCGAGTTACGAGGGAATGAGTCTTGACTGACCAGCTGCGACTGATGGCCGTGCACGCACACCCCGACGACGAGTCGAGCAAGGGTGCGGCCACCATGGCGAAGTATGTGTCCGAGGGGGTGGACGTGCTGGTCGTGACCTGCACGGGCGGGGAGCGCGGCTCCATCCTCAATCCGAAACTGCAGGGCGACAAGTACATCGAGGAGCACATTCACGAGGTACGCAAGAAGGAGATGGACGAGGCACGCGAGATTCTCGGCGTCGGGCAGGAGTGGCTCGGCTTCGTCGACTCCGGCCTCCCGGAGGGCGACCCCCTCCCTCCCCTTCCGGACGGCTGCTTCGCTCTGGAGGACGTCGACAAGGCGGCAGGTGAGCTCGTCAGGAAGATCCGTGCGTTCCGTCCCCAGGTGATCACCACCTACGACGAGAACGGCGGGTACCCGCACCCCGACCACATCATGACCCACCAGATCTCGATGGTGGCGTTCGAGGGCGCGACGGACACCGAGAAGTACCCCGAGGCCGAGTACGGCCCGGTGTACGAGCCGCAGAAGCTGTACTACAACCAGGGCTTCAACCGCCCTCGCACCGAGGCGCTGCACAACGCCCTGGTGGCGCGCGGCATGGAGTCCCCGTACGGCGACTGGCTCAAGCGCTGGGACGAGTCCGAGCACAAGGACCGCACCCTGACCACGCACGTGCCCTGCGCCGACTTCTACGAGATCCGTGACAAGGCCCTCATCGCCCACGCCACGCAGATCGACCCCGACGGCGGCTGGTTCCGGGTTCCGATGGAGATCCAGAAGGAGGTCTGGCCCACCGAGGAGTACGAGCTCGCGAAGTCCCTCGTGGACACCTCGCTCCCCGAGGACGACCTCTTTGCGGGCATCCGCTAGGCCTGGGGGACAATGCCAGGCATGAGCGTAAGCCTGGCAGTCACACACCTCGTTCCCCTCGCCGAGGAGCTGGACAAGGACAAGGTCACCCCCGGCATTCTCGGCTTCATCGTCTTCGCGGTGATGGCCCTGGCCGTCTGGGGCCTGATGAAGTCCATGAACAAGCACATGGGCAAGGTCGACTTCAAGGAGTCGCCGGACGCGGACGCCTCCGTCGAGGAGACGGCGACGGAGGCGAGTGGGAAGGCGACGTCGGCGAAGGGCTGAGTGCCGGGGCGACGGCTTGACGGCATGACTCCGTGACACCGTCCGGGTATCACGGAGTCCTGCTGCCTGCTGCCTGCTGCCCCGGCCTCGTCCCGTCCTGGCCAGGATCCACCCCTGGGCCGACGGCGACGGCGACGGCGGTCTGTCACGTTCGCTCCGGACGCTCCGGATCGGATCGCATCCGCCGAGGCAGGGGTCGCCGCGCCGCACCTGGCAGCAGTACGGCGTTCTCAAGCGCGTCGCAGGCTCGGGGCACGCCCCCCGAACGCGACACCGCTCCCCGGACCCGTTCCACCAGATCACCGCTCCTTCCTGCCCCCGGGCCCTCAGCCGCCCGTCACCGGTACCCCCATCACCTCCCGCGCGTGCCGGTTCGGGACCATGCCCAGGGTCCAGGCTCGCCAGCCGCTCTCCAGGTTCACGCCTCGCTCCAGCAGCAGCTCGTAGGCCTCGATGTACTCGGTGAGTTTCTCGTCGCGGAGGGGATGGGCGGTGCGGGACAGATGGGCCAGGTCCTCCTGTGCCACGGCGGTGCCGATCTCGACGCCGCCGGGGGCCGCGTACGGCAGCAGGGTGCACTTCAGGAAGCGGGCCCAGTCCTCGCCACGGCGGTCGCCGTAGGAGGTGAAGAGACGGGTCGCCTCCTCGCAGAGGGCCAGGGCCTGGGGGGTGCGGGCGTTGCCCGCGTCCACCACGGCCAGTTCCAGGCAGGTCCAGGCCTCGCCGTGGGCGACGCCGATGCGCTGGAAGTCGGCGCGGGCGTCGACGAGGAGCTGGCGGGCGAAGCCGGAGTTGCGCAACGAGCCGGTCTGGACGGCTCGTTGGTCACGGGTGACGCGGGCCGAATGGTGCCTCGCACAGGCCAGGCCGTAGACGTCGCGCATGCGGGAGAACATCGTGCGGGAGCGCTCCAGTTCACGGACCGCCTGGTCGAGGTTGCCGGTCTCCTCCAGGGCCTGGCCCAGGTAGTAGCCGCTCCAGGCCTCGCCGCGGGCGTCCTCGTTGTCGCGGTGGCGGGAGGCGGCCTGGCGCAGGCCGTCGACGGCGGCCGAGGGGTCGCCGGCGACCAGGCGGGCGCGGGCGAGCTGGGTCATCGTCCAGGCCTGGCCGCGGGTGTCGCGGGTGCGGCCGAAGAGGTCCAGGGCGGTGCGCAGTTCGCTCTCGGCGCGCGGCACCTCGCCCATGCGCAGCAGCAGTTGGCCGAGTTGGAAGTACGCCCAGCCCTCGCCGTGCAGGGACTCCTGCTGGCGGTGGATGACCAGGGCGCGGGTCAACAGGTCCAGGGAGTCGGCCAGATGGGAGCGGTC
Proteins encoded:
- a CDS encoding DUF4307 domain-containing protein, which produces MTTASTRLPEGRYGRSADERADRKLKVIGRVLGAALLVLIGWFAYHYVAGNKISVEIYTFDTSANSVKVHLRGDKDAGVEGYCTVRSQAENGAEVGRADFRFAAGTTDIDKVVTLKTTSRGTTAELLGCHAG
- a CDS encoding ATP-binding cassette domain-containing protein: MPGAIHAEGLVKTFGDVRALDGVDLDVPEGTVLGLLGPNGAGKTTTVRCLTTLLRPDSGRAVVAGIDVLKDPDAVRRSVGLSGQFAAVDEYLTGRENLQMVGQLYQMRAKDAKVRAGELLEQFHLADAADRPARTYSGGMRRRLDLAAALVVSPPVMFMDEPTTGLDPRNRQQLWEVIKQLVSGGTTLLLTTQYLEEADHLAHDIAVVDHGRVIARGTSDQLKARTGGERVEVVVHEREHIPAAVEVLTGFGKGETTVEEHTRQLTVPVSGGAKLLAEVIRELDTRGIEIDDIGLRRPTLDDVFLSLTGHLAEAKAEAEAEERGEAADAKGRGHRKEGAR
- the ilvA gene encoding threonine ammonia-lyase, with translation MSYSTADSFPRVTIDDVRGAQKMLTGISRVTAMEGSRHLTQLVGAPVHFKCENLQRTGSFKLRGAYVRIAGLLPEERAAGVVAASAGNHAQGVALASSLLGVRSTVFMPKGAPLPKISATEEYGAEVRLHGTVVDETLTAAQEYAAETGAVFIHPFDHHDVIAGQGTVGLEILEQCPEVRTIVVGIGGGGLAAGIAVAVKSLRPDVRVVGVQAEGAAAYPPSLAAGLPVAVENPATMADGIKVGRPGDVPFGIVAELVDEVRTVSEYNLSSALLLCLERAKLVVEPAGASPVAALLRDPKSFEGPVVAVLSGGNVDPLLMQRILRHGMAAGGRYLQVCLRLTDRPGALATLLGVLSGVDANVLDVSHVRTDPRLGLTEVEVELHLETRGPTHCAEVNHALREAGYTVID
- the greA gene encoding transcription elongation factor GreA — protein: MTQTSENVTWLTQAAYNQLRAELEHLSGPARTEIAAKIAAAREEGDLRENGGYHAAKEEQGKQELRVRQLTQLLENAKVGEAPASADGAVAPGMVVTIAFDGDEDDTVTFLLASREYASSDIETYSPQSPLGSGVTGKKVGQDAQYELPNGKLASVKILKAVPYES
- a CDS encoding cystathionine gamma-synthase, producing the protein MSDSHTSQHFETLAIHAGNTADPLTGAVVPPIYQVSTYKQDGVGGLRGGYEYSRSANPTRTALEENLAALEGGRRGLAFASGLAAEDCLLRTLLSPGDHVVIPNDAYGGTFRLFAKVVSRWGVDWSVADTSDPTAVRAALTPRTKVIWVETPSNPLLGITDIPAVAQIAREAGAKLVVDNTFATPYLQQPLALGADVVVHSLTKYMGGHSDVVGGALIVGDQELGEELAYHQNAMGAVAGPFDSWLVLRGTKTLAVRMDRHSENATKVADMLTRHARVSSVLYPGLPEHPGHEVAAKQMKAFGGMVSFRVTGGEEAAVEVCNRAKVFTLGESLGGVESLIEHPGRMTHASVAGSALEVPADLVRLSVGIENVDDLLGDLQQALG
- a CDS encoding ABC transporter permease — translated: MSIVTGSVRVVPPGNPITQSIRDSLVVAKRNLIRMSRIPEMVIFGLIQPVMFVVLFSYVFGGSMNVGGTTDPAVYREFLMAGIFAQTVTFATAGAGAGIADDMHKGLIDRFRSLPMARGAVLTGRTLADLVQTALTLAVLAVVALLVGWRTHTSFGEVLGAFGLLLLLGYAFTWVGALIGLSVRTPEAATSGGLIWLFPVTFISNAFVDSSRMTPWLQHVADWNPFSATVQACRQLFGNPGVSPSDAWPMQHPVWASLMWSVLIIVMFRTLSVRKYRSASA
- a CDS encoding MarR family winged helix-turn-helix transcriptional regulator translates to MSMDMTTVGDNGLLDTLQHEVAVFARRAEQTRLGGVGQVRNSMDRAAYLLLNRLDKEGPMGVKALAASMGIDSSTVTRQVAPLVDTGLVKRTSHPEDGRAVVLQLSPRGLSRLEEVRSSRRQLMAELTQDWAPEEREAFCSLLTRFNTALSTRMAAAPEAPSPS
- the mca gene encoding mycothiol conjugate amidase Mca; amino-acid sequence: MAVHAHPDDESSKGAATMAKYVSEGVDVLVVTCTGGERGSILNPKLQGDKYIEEHIHEVRKKEMDEAREILGVGQEWLGFVDSGLPEGDPLPPLPDGCFALEDVDKAAGELVRKIRAFRPQVITTYDENGGYPHPDHIMTHQISMVAFEGATDTEKYPEAEYGPVYEPQKLYYNQGFNRPRTEALHNALVARGMESPYGDWLKRWDESEHKDRTLTTHVPCADFYEIRDKALIAHATQIDPDGGWFRVPMEIQKEVWPTEEYELAKSLVDTSLPEDDLFAGIR
- a CDS encoding sigma factor-like helix-turn-helix DNA-binding protein, which produces MRDRHVAQGARRAREFEAFVAGAAGRLLQTATLLTAEQPDDNPRARRLLTHALAHTYATWDRLRGEDPYDRTRQQLAVRFARGAWHHHGLFRPAPGGALAVLSPQERLILVLRLYEGVAEEQAAALLGLPVERVTTICLRAMTTVLHPPRRAAPEKVVEVAPS